The following are encoded together in the Hemicordylus capensis ecotype Gifberg chromosome 4, rHemCap1.1.pri, whole genome shotgun sequence genome:
- the ETV7 gene encoding transcription factor ETV7, with protein MQAEVTASSSSPETASASPLQLHPTPVTSLQPPLYEGQIFTLPGRLRIQPSLWSKDDVIHWLRWAEKEYSLRETDGSKFEMNGKALCILTKEDFRLRAPNSGDVLYELLQYIKTQRRALVCSPFFNSPFRDAEQTQTQSTTEDMKGRLEGLPADGRVPPAECLILTTSRPSHVDQYRSSTKTFYSPAAINLPHNTDLSYRADVVCSFPVTSPAPVSGKIADCRLLWDYVYQLLCDSRYESFIKWEDKEAKIFRVVDPNGLARLWGNHKNRMNMTYEKMSRALRHYYKLNIIKKEPGQKLLFRFLKTPGEAKHDKYNKFEQLDSEEQEGEDWKDDVLEISP; from the exons GCTGAAGTGACAGCCAGTTCTTCAAGTCCTGAGACAGCATCTGCTTCACCCCTGCAATTGCATCCCACACCTGTGACATCACTACAGCCACCACTCTATGAGGGACAAATATTCACATTACCAGGCCGGCTCA GAATCCAGCCTTCTCTGTGGAGCAAGGATGATGTGATTCACTGGTTACGATGGGCTGAAAAGGAATATTCGCTCCGGGAAACAGATGGAAGCAagtttgaaatgaatggaaaagcCCTTTGTATTCTCACCAAGGAAGATTTCAGATTGCGGGCTCCCAATTCAG GAGATGTTCTGTATGAGTTACTCCAATACATAAAGACCCAGAGGAGAGCCCTTGTTTGCAGCCCTTTCTTTAACTCTCCCTTTAGAGATGCAGAACAGACCCAGACCCAGAGCACTACTGAAG ATATGAAAGGCAGGTTAGAAGGTCTCCCAGCTGATGGCCGTGTACCGCCTGCAGAATGTTTGATTCTCACTACTAGTCGTCCAAGCCACGTGGACCAATACAGATCTTCCACCAAAACCTTCTACAGTCCTGCAGCAATTAATCTCCCTCACAACACAGATCTCAGTTACAGGGCAGATGTTGTCTGCTCTTTCCCTGTGACATCACCTGCTCCAGTCAGTGGTAAAATTGCAG ATTGCAGATTACTCTGGGATTATGTCTACCAGCTGCTCTGTGACAGCCGCTATGAATCATTTATCAAATGGGAAGACAAAGAAGCCAAAATATTTCGAGTTGTCGATCCCAACGGATTAGCCAGACTCTGGGGAAATCACAAG AACCGCATGAACATGACATATGAGAAGATGTCAAGAGCCTTGAGACATTACTATAAACTCAACATAATCAAAAAAGAACCTGGACAGAAACTCTTATTTAG ATTTCTGAAAACTCCTGGAGAGGCAAAACATGACAAGTACAATAAATTTGAACAGCTGGACAGTGAAGAGCAGGAAGGGGAAGACTGGAAAGATGATGTGTTGGAGATCTCCCCCTAG